The Methylomonas sp. UP202 DNA window TTTATTATCTGATTGCGGTGTTGCAAGCCGCCAAACTCGAATTGCTAAAGCGCGAGCCCAATTCGCAATGGGTTAGGGCCTTGATGGAGAAGCAATCATGACGTTGCAAAGCTTTTTGGAGATGGGCGGTTATGCCTGGTATGTCTGGCCGTCCTACGGCATCACCTTCGTGGTGTTGCTGATCAATGTGTTGTGGCCGATCGTGCAGCGCAAACAGTTTTTCCGCCAATTGTGGCTCAAGCAAAAACGCGGTCAACAACGATGAAACCGATTCGAAAACAACGCTTGCTGCTGATCGGTTTGATGTTGGCGGGACTGGGTTTGGCCGCCACTTTCGCGCTGAAAGCCTTCAACGAAAATCTGATGTATTTTTTCTCGACCTCGGACGTCAAGGCCGGCAAGGCGCCGGATAATGCCGCATTCCGCTTGGGTGGCATGGTGGTCAAGGGCAGCGTCGAACGACCGGGCAAGGATTTGCTGGTGCGCTTCAAACTCAGCGATTTTAGCCAGGAAGTCGTCGTCGAATACAGCGGCATCTTGCCCGACCTGTTTCGGGAAGGGCAGGGCATCGTCGCCAAGGGCCGACTGGACCCGAATGGCGTATTCGTCGCCGAGGAAGTGTTGGCTAAGCACGACGAAAACTATATGCCGCCGGAAGTGGCCGGTAGCTTGAAAAAACCGGCGGGGCAACGATGATTCCGGAAATCGGCCATTTTTCATTGATACTGGCGCTGGGCATGGCGATCGTGCTGGGCCTGCTGCCGATTGTCGGCGCCGGCCGTAACATCGCCGGTTGGGTGCATGTCGCCAAACCGGCGGCCTTCGGACAACTGCTGTTCATGGCGTTGGCCTACGCTTGTCTGACTTATAGCTTTGTTGTGCACGATTTTAGCGTCGCCTACGTTGCGCAAAACTCCAATACCGCATTGCCGTTTTTGTACTTGATCTCCGGGGTGTGGGGCGCTCACGAAGGCTCGTTGTTGCTTTGGGCCTTGACCTTGGCGATTTGGACCGGCTTGGTCGCGGCTTTTAGCGCCAAGATTCCCGATACCACGCGCGCCAGGGTGTTGGGCGTGATGGGCTTGGTCAGCATCGGTTTTCTGTTGTTTCTATTGTTGACCTCCAATCCGTTCGACCGGTTGTTCCCGGCCCCGGCCGAAGGCCGCGACCTAAATCCGCTATTGCAGGACCCCGGCTTGGCGGTGCATCCGCCGATGTTGTACATGGGCTATGTCGGTTTCTCGGTGGCGTTCGCGTTTTCGATCGCCGCGTTGTTGGAGGGGCGATTGGACGCCGCCTGGGCGCGTTGGTCGAGGCCGTGGACTAACGTTGCCTGGATGTTTCTGACGCTGGGCATCACCTTGGGCAGTTGGTGGGCCTATTACGAGCTGGGGTGGGGCGGCTGGTGGTTTTGGGACCCGGTCGAGAATGCCTCCTTCATGCCCTGGCTGGTCGGTACCGCGCTGATTCACTCTTTGGCCGCCACCGAAAAACGCGGTGTGTTCAAAACCTGGACTGTGTTGTTGGCGATTTTCGCGTTTTCGTTGAGCTTGCTCGGTACCTTTTTGGTTCGGTCCGGAGTGTTGACCTCGGTGCATGCCTTTGCCAGCGATCCGGCGCGCGGGGTATTCATTTTGGTGTTTTTGGCGACCGTGGTGGGCGGTTCCTTACTGTTGTATGCGATCAAGGCCCCCAACGTGAACAGCTCGGCGAGCTTCGATTGGGTGTCCCGGGAAACCGTGTTGTTGGTCAATAACGTGCTGTTGGTGGTGACCGCCGCCAGCATTCTGCTCGGCACCTTGTATCCGTTGGTGATAGACGCGCTCGGCTTGGGTAAGCTGTCGGTTGGTCCGCCGTATTTCAACGCGGTGTTCATTCCGCTGATGGCGCCGCTAGCATTGGTGGTCGGCTTGGGGGTTTTGCTGCGCTGGAAATCCGACGACTTCAAGCGCTTGACCGTTAAGCTGCGCGGCTTGGCGGCGGCATGTCTGCTATTGGCCGTTGCCGCCCCGCTGGCGATGCCATTCTATTCCTGGGCGGCGGCAGTGGGCAGCGCCCTGGCGCTGTGGACCTTAGCGGTGTCGGGTGCCGCTTTCCAACACCGCATCCAAACCTGGTCCTGGGAGCGTTTGAAACAAATTCCGGCCGGTTTTTACGGCATGACGGTGGCCCATTTGGGTATCGCCGTATTCGCGATCGGCATCACCTATACCTCGGTGTACAGCATCGAACGCGACGTGCGTTTGGCGCCGGAAGAAACCCTGGATTTGTTCGGCTACGTGTTTCAGTTCCATGGGGTCAAACAGACTCAGGGTCCAAATTATCAAGCCGAGCAAGGCTTTCTGACCGTCAGCCACGAAGGCCAAATCGTCGCCGAATTGGCGCCGCAAAAGCGGGTTTATCGTGTCCAAAAAATGCCGATGACCGAAGCCGCAATCGATGCCGGCGTGTTTCGCGATCTGTTCGTCGCGTTGGGCGAGCCCTTGGACCAGCAGGGAGCCTGGAGTTTGCGGGTTTATTATAAGGCCTTCATCCGTTGGATTTGGATGGGCGGCGTGTTAATGGCAGTGGGCGGCTTATTGGCGGCCTGCGACCGTCGCTATCGCATGGCGGGTATCAAGAGTCAGGAGAGCCGATGAAATACGTTTTACCGCTATTGCTGTTCATTGGCTTATCGGTATTTTTGGCGATCGGTTTGAAACTGAATCCTCGGGAAATTCCGTCGCCGCTGATCGACAAACCGGCACCGGCATTCAACTTGCCGGTATTGGCCGAGCCAAGTAAGACCCTGACTCCCAATGATTTGAAAGGCAAGGTTTGGTTGCTGAACGTTTGGGCGTCGTGGTGCATTTCCTGCCGCGAAGAACATCCGCTGCTGGTCGAGCTGGCCAAGCAAAACCGAGTCACGCTGATTGGATTAAATTACAAGGACGAAGCTCAGGCCGCCGAACTTTGGCTGGGCAAACACGGTAACCCTTATAACGCCAGCGTCATGGACAGCGACGGCCGCATCGGCATCGACTACGGCGTTTACGGTGTGCCGGAAACCTTCGTAATCGACAAGCGCGGCGTCGTGAGGCATAAACACACCGGACCGATTCAACCGGCCGATCTCGAACAAGTGTTATTGCCGATGATAGAACGTCTGGAAGGGGAGCCTTCATGAAACGCGCGGCCCTGCTGAGTCTGATGCTGATGGCCTCAACGGCCTTCGCCGCCGTGGAGTATCGGGATTTTTCCCAACCCGAGCAAGAACAGGTCTATCAGACCTTGATTTCGGAATTACGCTGCCTGGTTTGCCAAAATCAAACTATCGCCGATTCCAACGCCGATTTGGCCAAGGATTTGCGCGAACAGGTTTATCAAATGCTGCGCCAGGGTAAATCCCGCGCCGATGTGGTCAATTTTATGACCGAGCGTTACGGCGATTTCGTGATGTACAAACCCGCTTTCAATCTTAAAACCGTATTACTTTGGCTAGGGCCTGCGTTATTCTTGGGTGGTGGTTTGATCACGGTAATACTGGTGGCGCGCCGCAAGCGGACCGGGCGAGCAACCGAGCTTGACGCCGCGCAAAAAGCCCGGCTGCAAAAACTATTGGGCGAGGGCGAAGACGCGTGACGACTGAATTCTGGCTTTGGATAGCCGCGCTTTGCGCCGTGGCACTAGCGATTTTGCTGCCACCGTTGTTTCGAAGAGCGCCGATTTCATCGGCCGACGGCGCGCAACGCAACACCGACATCGCTCGCCAACAACTGGCCGAACTCAAGCAACAATTGCAAAGCGGCGCGTTGTCGCCGACGCAGTACGAAGCCCAATACAATGATTTGCAGTTGTCCGTGCTCGACACCTTGGACGACCAAGGCCGGGGGACCACGATTGGCTCTGCCGGTCGCTGGGTTGCCGTGCCGATTGCAATATTGCTGCCGGTGGGCGGCTTGTTGCTGTACGGCATGCTCGGCGAACCCGAGGCGATGAAGAAGGCCGAATGGCAAGCAACCAATCAAAAGCTGGCCGACAACGTCCAAACCATGGTGCAGCGTCTGGTCGATCGCTTGCAACAACAGCCGGACGATCTGGAAGGCTGGATGATGCTGGGCCGATCCTTCGTATACATGCAGGAGTATCAAAAAGCGGCCGAGGCCTTCGGCGAGCTTAATCGGCGCAAGCCGGGCGATCCGGCGGTGATGCTGCGCTACGCCGACGCCTTGTCGATGGCGCGCAACGGCCGGATGAGCGGCGAACCGGCCGACTTGGTCTTCAGGGCCCTGGAGCAAGTCCCGGAAGACCACACCGCACTGTGGCTGGCCGGGATGGCCAAGGCGGAGGCCGGCGATTTTCGGCAGGCCATCGCTTATTGGCAAAAGCTTTCTAAATTATTGCCGGCCGATGACGAGGCTCAACAACAGTTGGCCAATATGATGCGGATGGCCGAAGCGGAAATGGTCAAAGCGCCGCCTTCTAACGCAGCATCCGCGCCGAACGTCGAAATTTCGGTGCGCGCGTCATTGGCGAACGGCCGGACCGCGCCGGCGGATAACACGGTATTTATCTACGCCCAAGCGGCCAACGGCCCAAAAATGCCGTTGGCCATCGTCCGCAAGCAGGTCGCCGACTTGCCGATTGACGTGGTGTTAAACGACAGCATGGCGATGCAACCGCAGTTGCATTTAGCCGACTTTCCGAAATTGCGCATCGTTGCCAGAGTCTCCAAGTCCGGCAATGCGATGCCGGCCGCCGGCGACTTGATCGGCAGCGCCGAACTGAACTTGGCCGATGCCAACCGGCGGGTCAATGTCACCATCGACCAAGAAGTGAAGTAATGGATCAATCCATCCAATTCGACCTGGACCTGATTCACCGCTACGACAAATCCGGTCCGCGCTATACCTCGTATCCGACCGCGTTGGAATTGCACGAGGGTTTTGGCGAGGCGGAATATCGCAAACATATCGAAAAATCCAATGCGGCCGGCGGGCCGTTGTCCTTGTATTTCCATATCCCGTTTTGCGATACGGTATGTTTTTATTGCGCCTGTAACAAGATTGTGACCAAAAACCGGGCGCATTCGGTACCGTATCTGGACAATCTGGTCCGGGAAATCGAAATGCAGGGCGACTTATTCGACGGGTCCCGTCCGGTCAACCAATTGCACTGGGGCGGCGGCACGCCGACCTTTTTGAATTTCGAACAAATGCAACGGTTGATGGACGCCACCCGCCAGCATTTTAATCTGCGTAGCGACGACGGCGGCGAATACTCGATCGAAGTCGATCCGCGCGAAACCAACGATAGAACCATCGCGCAGTTGCGAGAATTGGGTTTTAACCGCATTAGCCTGGGATTGCAGGATTTCGACCCTGCGGTCCAAGTCGCGGTCAACCGTTTGCAGAGCAAGGAACAGACCTTTGCGGTGCTGGAAGCGGCCAGGGCGGAAGGGTTTCGTTCCACCAACATCGATTTGATCTACGGTTTGCCGTTGCAAACCGAGGCCAGCTTCGCGGATACCTTGGATCAAGTACTGGCTTACGCGCCGGACCGCTTCTCGATCTTCAATTACGCTCACATGCCCAGCCGCTTTAAAACCCAGCGGCAGATCGACGAAGCCGATTTACCGCCGCCATCGGTCAAGCTGGATATTTTGCAAATGATCGGCAGGAAACTAACCGACGCCGGTTACGTATACATCGGCATGGATCATTTCGCCAAGCCAGACGATTTGCTGGCGGTAGCACAACGCGAAGGCAAGTTGTATCGAAACTTTCAAGGTTACTCGACCCACTCGGACTGCGATCTGATCGGATTCGGTATTACGTCAATCGGCCGGGTCGGCGATGCGTATATCCAGAACGTTAAGGAACTGGACCCATACGCCGGGCGGATTTCCCAAGGCCGGCTAGCGGTGTTTCGCGGCGTCGAATTGGATGACGACGACAAGTTGCGGCGCGCCGTGATCACTCAGTTAATCTGCCACTTCGAATTGTCTTTTGCGGTTATCGAACGGGAATTCTCGATCCGCTTCGCCCATTATTTCGCGCCGGAATTGGAACATTTGCGGGTCATGCAAGGTGACGGGCTGTTGAGTCTCGACGACGCTGGCGTCCAGGTCTTGCCCGCCGGCCGCTTGTTGATTCGGAACATTTGCATGGTATTCGATAAGTACCTTGCCCAAAAACAACAGCAATTTTCCAGGGTAATTTAAGCGCCGCGTCGGGTTGAATCTCGGACTCCACGGCTTGTTTGTGTATGGGGATTTCCGCCGGTCTCGCCTTACCGACAGGGATAGGTGCAATGCAAAAGTTATCCCCGGCTACCCGACCCGTTACTAACTGCGGCAGGTGCCCGCTGACTGAGTTCGCCGCTAATTTTGCCAGCTAGACTTGGGTTTTCGGCTACGCTTGTAGGCCACATACCATTGTAAAAGGAGCTGGAGCGTATGTCGGCACAACCTCTATCGCTGCGTTTCACCGGAAACGGGAGCGAATATTTTCGAATCTGGATCGTCAATCTGTTGCTCAGTATCGTGACCTTGGGTATTTATTCGCCGTGGGCCAAGGTCAGGCGCAACCAGTATTTTTACCGGCATACCTTACTCGCCGACAGCGGCTTCGATTATCACGGCGACCCGAAGTCGATATTGAAGGGTCGAGTAATGGCGGTGCTGCTGTTTGGTTCCTATTCTTTTTTCAGCCGTTTCGACCCGACCATCGCGGCCGTGATTTTTCTGGCGATTTTAGCGGTGCTGCCGTGGTTGCTGGTGCGGTCGTTGCGGTTTCGCTTGCATAACACCAGCTATCGCGGCTTGCGATTCGGTTTTCACGGCCAGACCGGCCCCGCCTATTGGTATTTATTGGGCGCGCCGTTTTTGGGCGGCGCCACACTGGGTTTGCTGTGGCCGTGGGCGCAACAGCGCATGACGGTTTACACCCGTGATCACAGCAGTTTCGGCTCTGCGCGCTTCAAGTTCGAAGCCACCGCCGGAGCGTTTTACAAAATCTATTTCTGGGTATTCTTGTTGGCGGTGCTGATGTTTGCCGGCGCGGCCGCGGCCATGACACTGATTTTATCGTCCGGCGCGTTTCCGCTGGAAGGCCGGAGCCAAGCCGGCGTGATTGGCGGCGCGGCGGCAGTGTTGACGTATTTTGGCCTAGTGGTGATTGTCTATCCCTTCGTGTCGGCGCGAATGCAAAATCTGATGTGGGGACATACCCGGCTCGGCGCGCACCGCTTCACCGCGCGGGCCAGAGCGCGCGACTTGTTGTGGATCATGATCAGCAATGTGTTACTGATCGGCTTGTCGCTGGGGCTTTTCAAACCGTTTGCCGATATCCGGCTGGCTCGTTATCGCCTGGAAAGTACGGCTTTGTTGCCGGGCGGCAGCCTTGCCGATTTTGTCGCCGGTCTGCAAAGCCAGGCCGGCGCGGCCGGCGAGGAAATCGCCGATATTTTCGATTTCGATATCGCGTTGTGAAGTCGGTTGCCGGCATTTATTTCGACGGCCGGCAGGCGATAGCCCATCGGGTCGTTCTCAGCGTCGAAGCCGGCCGCTTGCATTTGCGAGGCGAAACCGTAAATCGCGACGAGCTGCTCAGCGCGCTAACGATACCGGCACCGCTCGGCCGTTCGCCGCGTTTGATTCTATTCTCCGACGGAGCCCGCTGCGAAGTGGCGGATTCGGTCGGTTTCGCCGACTTGCTGCCGGAGCGGGCCGACGGTTGGTTATCAACCTTGGAAAGTCATATCGTCGCGGCGATAACCGCAGTATTGTTATTGCTGGGATTGACGATTGCCGGCTATCGTTGGGGCTTGCCTTATGCGGCCGAGACAGTCGCGGAAAGGCTGCCGGCCGAGATGTTGACGGAAATGGACCATCAGTTGTTCGCCAACCTCGATCAATATTGGTTGCAGCCCACCAGTGTGGATGAATCGCGTCGCGCGGCCATACAGGCCAAGGCGCTGAGCTTGGCGCCCGATGTCAAGTTCCAGCTGGTGTTTCGCGCCAGCCGCCAGCTCGGTGCCAATGCCTTTGCGCTGCCTGGCGGCACGGTGTTGGTGCTGGACGATTTGATCGGCCTTACAGCCAACGACGACGAGATCGTCGCAGTGCTGGCGCACGAATTCGGCCATGTTCGCGAGAAGCACGCCTTGCGGCAGATGTTACAAGCCACTGTGGTTGGCTTGGCATTGGCGGCCTATCTGGGCGACATCAGTACTCTATTGGCGGCGGCTCCCGCGGTATTGCTGGAGACCGGATATTCGCGCGATTTCGAGCGTTCCGCCGACCGCTATGCGGCCGATTTGCTGATTAGCCATCACCAATCGCCGACCTTGTTGGCCGATATGCTAGACAAGTTGGACGCTTACTGGCGAGAAAGAGACCGCCTGCAACTTGGTGATCGAAAGGGGGAGTTCGGCGAATATTGGTCCACGCATCCTGACAATGCCGAGCGCATCGCTTTTTTGCGGGGGCAGCGCTAGCGAAGCGAATTGGGTTAAAGCCGCTAAGCACGTGATCGCTTGATTTGCATCGGCAAGCGCCCGGTTAGTGTTTAGTCTGGTAAAAGCATGTCGTCGCTCGTGTTCAGCGAAATCGTCGTTCGTTTGACGTCGAAGGCGTTCTATCCGGACTTTGTGCATCGGTGCTGAAGCACGGTGTCTCAATCGGAATTTATATGGTCGTCGGGCCGCTATCTCGTGATCGGTTGTTTGTAGGTCGACTAACCACTCGATCAAGCCCATGCACCAAAATGCAGCGCGATCTCGATTAGCTTGGTGCGGCCGCTCGCTTTAGAGAGCGGCATTCTGCCGGTATCGGCTAACGATCGGTTCACCGACGATGTCGGCTTAGTACGCCGAAACATGAAGATACTATTTTCAAAGGTCGGGTGACGCCGAGATCGGCCATGATTTGGCCGTCTCGGCTCCGGTAGTCGCGCGATGGCTACAAGCCGGCTGAAGCCCCGCCAGTTTGTGCCACCGGCGCGTATGCCGCGGGCCGTCGTAGCCCCCTAGGAGTCTGCCAGGACTGCGGTTTCCAATCTATAGGCACGCAGTACCCTCAGTCGTCGCCTCGGCTAAAGGCCCCTTAGGCTGCAATTGGTGCGAGTTTTGCTTTCTGATCTGCAGGACGCTAAGATCGGCCTTGGGTTTCAGCGGGTTTGTTGCCCGGTCTGTGCTGACTGCCCGATGTTTGAAATTGATATGATAAACCACGGATTATGCCAAACATGCAATGCTCGACCAGATCCTAAGCAAAATCCGCCTGGAAGGCGATCATGCGCTCGGTCATCACCAGAATGTCGAGTTAAGTAGTGCTTTTCAGGCGATTGTCAGTTTGCCGCACCAGCGCGCGGTAGGTTACGAGGCGTTAATCCGGGGCAGGGCGCTCGACGGAAGTGTCGTGGCGCCTCCGCAATTGTTCGAGAGTGCAAAGTCCTTGCAGGATTTGGTTTATCTGGACCGTTTATGTAGAGCCCTGCATTTGCAGAATTTTAAGCGGGCGGATTCCCGCGACAACTGGTTGTTTCTGAATATTGCGCCCGAAGTCATCGTACACGGCTGGCGTTTCGGTATTTTCTTCGCGGAGTTGCTGAAACTGCTAGAAATTCGGCCCGAGCGGGTCGTGATCGAAATCATGGAAAGTCCGTTGTTGGAAGAGCGGCAATTGAATCGGTCGGTCGATTTTTACCGCGAGTTGGGCTGTTTGATTGCGATTGACGATTTCGGCGCGGGACATTCCAATTTTCAGCGGATCTGGCGCATAAAACCACATATCGTTAAGTTGGACCAGTCGATCGTCCGCCATGCGGTAAATAACCCGGTCGCGCGGCGCATGCTGCCCAATATCGTCGCCACGCTGCACGAAGCCGGAAGTCTGGTGTTGATCGAAGGCGTCGAAACGCATGAGGAAGCGATGATCGCGATGCATGCGAATATCGATTTGGTACAAGGCTATTATTTCGGCACCCCGCGCATGGGGGTGCAAGACGCCGAAGAAGCGCGCCCGGTGGTTGCTGAATTATTCGGCCAGTACGCGCTCGATATTGCCAAGCGGAGCGGTCGTTCGCGTTATCCGCATCATATTCAAGCGATGCTGGTGGCTAAACAGGCTCTACAAACCGGTGCCGAAGATCTCGAGAGTCTTGATTGCATTCGCCAATTGTTGGCGCTACCGGGCGCCGATCGCTGTTATTTATTGGGCAGCGACGGCGTGCAGATCGGCGGTAGCGTGCTTGCCGATCACCGCTACGGGACCGCCTCAGGCCGGTTCGCACCGTTGGCGGCCGGAAATCGGGCGAGTTGGCTACGCCGACCGTATCTTTTACGAGCCTTGCAAGGTTCCGAGGATGTGCATTTGACCCGGCCCTATTTGTCGGTGGCAACCGGACGCTTGTGCGTGACCTTGTCGGTGGCCTATCCGTTCGGCGGATCGCCGCGAATTCTTTGTTACGATCTCGATCACGAAACCCTGGAAGCTACACCGATCGACGATGCCATGGTTATCGAATCGGCCGCGGCACTTTGAGTCTCGGCGGTTTCGCGTCGTTAATCGAAACTGTGTATGATTGTTTATCCCTTAAATATTGAGTCAGGAGAGTTTGAATGCATAACGTCACGTTGATCAAAGGCGATGGTATCGGTCCCTCGATCATGGAAGCGGCCGTCGCGGTGATTAACGCCGCCGGCGCGAAAATCCATTGGCACGAGGCCGATGCCGGCATGTCGGCCTACGAACGTACCGGTACGCCCCTGCCCGACGCAACGATGGAATCCATAGCGCAAACCAGGGTGGCCTTCAAAGGTCCGTTGACGACGATGGTCGGCGAGGGCTTTCGCAGCATTAACGTCGAATTGCGCAAGCAATATGATCTTTACGCCAACGTGCGACCGGCCAAAAGCTGGCATGGCGTTAAAACCCGCTACGATGATGTCGATATTGTCATCGTGCGGGAAAATACCGAAGGCTTGTACGTGGGCCTGGAGCATTATCTGACACCGGCCAAGGATATTGCCGAAAGCTTGGCCGTCGTGACCAAAGCGGGGTCCGAGCGCATTGTCGAATATGCCTTCAAATACGCGATCGACAACCATCGTAAGAAGGTCACGGTTTGTCATAAGGCCAATATTTTGAAATTCACCCAAGGCTTATTCTTGAAAACCGCTCGCGAAGTGGCGGCCAAATATCCCAATATAGAGTTCGACGAGAAGATCGTCGATGCGGCCTGCATGCACATGGTCATGAAACCCGAACAGTTCGATGTGGTGGTGACCACCAATATGTTCGGCGACATCCTGTCCGATTTAACCGCCGGTTTGGTGGGTGGTTTGGGGCTCATTCCCGGCGCCAATATCGGCGAGGACGCAGCCCTGTTCGAAGCCGTGCATGGTAGCGCGCCGGACATCGCCGGCAAAAATATCGCCAATCCGACTGCCGTGATGATGGGCGGCGTGATGATGCTGAATCACTTGGGGGAACATGATGCAGCGATCCGCATGCAAAACGCCATTGAAACAGTCGTGAACGGTGGCGTCTATGTAACTCCGGATTTGAACCCGGGCAGCAAATACGGCACCAAGGAAATGGGGCAGGCCATTGTCGATGCGATGGAGTGATTAATCGGCGACGGAGGCGGATATGAGCGCGCGACCTGAATTTGATAAACCGTGGATGTCCGTTGAGGACTATCTTGCGGCGGAATTGCTCAGCGACACCAAGCATGAGTATGACGACGGGGAAGTCGTGGCAATGTCGTGCGTCAGCAAGAATCACGACAGGATTAAGATGAACTTGTCGCGTATCTTCGGCAACCATTTGCAGGACCAACCCTGCGAGCCGTTTAGCTCCGATGTCAAAGTCAAGATCGGCCAGTATTTGTTCTACCCCGATGCGATGATGGTTTGCGAGGATACCTCGACCCACGACTATTACGCCGAGACTCCGGTATTGGTCGTCGAGGTGTTATCCAAATCCACCCGCCGCCGCGACGAAACCATCAAACGCCGCCTATATCAAACCATTGCGACTGTGCAGGAATACGTGCTGATCGAGCAAGACATCGTCGATGTCGAAGTTTGTCGGCGTAGCGAAGGTTGGGTCTTCAATCACTATTTTCTCGGCGACGACGTGCCTTTCGAATCGATTGGCTTGGACCTCGGCGTCGCCGAAATCTATGCCCGAGTCGACAACGACGACATGCGGACCTTCATCGCCGAGCAAACGCTGGCTCAAGAAAATGCCAACGCCAACGCATCCCAAGCCTAATTTTTTTACCGGAAATCATCATGCTAGAACAATACCGAAAACACGTAGCCGAACGTGCCGCTGAGGGCATCGTTCCCAAACCCTTGGATGCCGAGCAAGTCGCGGCCTTGGTCGAATTATTGAAGCAGCCGCCGGCTGGCGAAGAAGCGTTTTTGCTGGATTTGCTCGCGAATCGGGTCCCTGCCGGCGTGGATGAAGCCGCCTACGTCAAAGCCGGCTTTTTGACCGCCGTTGCCAAAGGCGAAGCGTCGTCCGCGCTGATTACGCAGGAAAAAGCCACCGAGTTGCTCGGTACCATGCTCGGCGGCTACAACGTCGCGCCGTTGATCGAACTGCTCGATCATGTGACGTTGGCGCCGATTGCCGCGAAAGCCTTGTCGCAAATCCTGCTGATTTTCGATGCCTTCCACGATGTGCAGGAAAAAGCCGAAGCCGGCAACGCTTACGCGAAACAAGTGCTGCAATCCTGGGCTGAGGCCGAATGGTTTACCGCCAAGCCGGAAGTGCCCGAAAAACTCACGGTTACTGTGTTCAAGGTTACCGGCGAAACCAATACCGACGATCTGTCGCCGGCGCCGGACGCCTGGTCGCGGCCGGATATTCCCTTGCACGCCAAAGCCATGCTGAAAATGCCGCGCGATGGCATCACCAACGCCGAACAGCAAATTACCGAGCTAAAAGCCAAGGGCTTTCCGGTAGCCTACGTCGGCGACGTGGTTGGCACCGGATCGTCGCGCAAATCCGCCACTAACTCGGTGTTGTGGTTCATGGGCGACGACATTCCGTTTATCCCCAATAAACGCGGCGGCGGCGTCTGTATTGGCGGCAAGATTGCGCCGATTTTTTTCAATACCATGGAGGATTCCGGGGCATTGCCGATCGAATGCGATGTGACCGGCATGGCGATGGGCGATGTGATCGATATTTTTCCTTATCAAGGTGTCGTCAAACGCCACGGCAGCGAAGAAATCATCTGCGAATTTGCGTTAAAAACCGAAGTGATTTTCGACGAAGTCCGTGCCGGCGGTCGTATTCCGTTAATCATCGGTCGCGGCTTGACCGACAAGGCCCGACTAGCCTTGGGCTTGCCGGCATCAACCGTGTTCCGCCGCTTAGGAGAAGCCGCGGATACCGGCAAAGGCTACACGCTGGCGCAAAAAATAGTGGGCAAGGCTTGCGGTGTGGTCGGTGTCAGACCCGGCAGTTACTGCGAACCGAAAATGACCACCGTCGGTTCGCAAGACACCACCGGACCAATGACCCGCGACGAATTGAAAGACCTGGCGTGTTTAGGTTTTTCGGCGGACTTGGTGATGCAGTCCTTCTGCCACACCGCCGCTTATCCAAAGCCGGTCGATGTGCAAATGCAGCATACCTTGCCGGACTTTATCATGACCCGTGGTGGGGTATCGCTGCGTCCAGGCGATGGCGTGATTCACTCCTGGCTGAACCGGATGCTGTTGCCCGATACCGTCGGTACTGGTGGCGACTCGCATACCCGTTTCCCGATTGGTATCTCGTTTCCCGCGGG harbors:
- the ccmD gene encoding heme exporter protein CcmD, whose protein sequence is MTLQSFLEMGGYAWYVWPSYGITFVVLLINVLWPIVQRKQFFRQLWLKQKRGQQR
- the ccmE gene encoding cytochrome c maturation protein CcmE: MKPIRKQRLLLIGLMLAGLGLAATFALKAFNENLMYFFSTSDVKAGKAPDNAAFRLGGMVVKGSVERPGKDLLVRFKLSDFSQEVVVEYSGILPDLFREGQGIVAKGRLDPNGVFVAEEVLAKHDENYMPPEVAGSLKKPAGQR
- a CDS encoding heme lyase CcmF/NrfE family subunit; amino-acid sequence: MIPEIGHFSLILALGMAIVLGLLPIVGAGRNIAGWVHVAKPAAFGQLLFMALAYACLTYSFVVHDFSVAYVAQNSNTALPFLYLISGVWGAHEGSLLLWALTLAIWTGLVAAFSAKIPDTTRARVLGVMGLVSIGFLLFLLLTSNPFDRLFPAPAEGRDLNPLLQDPGLAVHPPMLYMGYVGFSVAFAFSIAALLEGRLDAAWARWSRPWTNVAWMFLTLGITLGSWWAYYELGWGGWWFWDPVENASFMPWLVGTALIHSLAATEKRGVFKTWTVLLAIFAFSLSLLGTFLVRSGVLTSVHAFASDPARGVFILVFLATVVGGSLLLYAIKAPNVNSSASFDWVSRETVLLVNNVLLVVTAASILLGTLYPLVIDALGLGKLSVGPPYFNAVFIPLMAPLALVVGLGVLLRWKSDDFKRLTVKLRGLAAACLLLAVAAPLAMPFYSWAAAVGSALALWTLAVSGAAFQHRIQTWSWERLKQIPAGFYGMTVAHLGIAVFAIGITYTSVYSIERDVRLAPEETLDLFGYVFQFHGVKQTQGPNYQAEQGFLTVSHEGQIVAELAPQKRVYRVQKMPMTEAAIDAGVFRDLFVALGEPLDQQGAWSLRVYYKAFIRWIWMGGVLMAVGGLLAACDRRYRMAGIKSQESR
- a CDS encoding DsbE family thiol:disulfide interchange protein, translated to MKYVLPLLLFIGLSVFLAIGLKLNPREIPSPLIDKPAPAFNLPVLAEPSKTLTPNDLKGKVWLLNVWASWCISCREEHPLLVELAKQNRVTLIGLNYKDEAQAAELWLGKHGNPYNASVMDSDGRIGIDYGVYGVPETFVIDKRGVVRHKHTGPIQPADLEQVLLPMIERLEGEPS
- a CDS encoding cytochrome c-type biogenesis protein, with protein sequence MKRAALLSLMLMASTAFAAVEYRDFSQPEQEQVYQTLISELRCLVCQNQTIADSNADLAKDLREQVYQMLRQGKSRADVVNFMTERYGDFVMYKPAFNLKTVLLWLGPALFLGGGLITVILVARRKRTGRATELDAAQKARLQKLLGEGEDA
- the ccmI gene encoding c-type cytochrome biogenesis protein CcmI; the encoded protein is MTTEFWLWIAALCAVALAILLPPLFRRAPISSADGAQRNTDIARQQLAELKQQLQSGALSPTQYEAQYNDLQLSVLDTLDDQGRGTTIGSAGRWVAVPIAILLPVGGLLLYGMLGEPEAMKKAEWQATNQKLADNVQTMVQRLVDRLQQQPDDLEGWMMLGRSFVYMQEYQKAAEAFGELNRRKPGDPAVMLRYADALSMARNGRMSGEPADLVFRALEQVPEDHTALWLAGMAKAEAGDFRQAIAYWQKLSKLLPADDEAQQQLANMMRMAEAEMVKAPPSNAASAPNVEISVRASLANGRTAPADNTVFIYAQAANGPKMPLAIVRKQVADLPIDVVLNDSMAMQPQLHLADFPKLRIVARVSKSGNAMPAAGDLIGSAELNLADANRRVNVTIDQEVK